From the Deltaproteobacteria bacterium genome, the window GCGCGCGCGGCGTCGCCCCGCCCGAGCGCCGCGCGGGAGAGCGTGGCCAGATTCAGGCTCTCGAACTCGAGACCGACGCGCCGCTCGCGCGACCGGTCGAGCACTCCAGAGGTTACGTCCTCGGCCTCCTCCTCATTCCGGACTCGCGACCCTTCGACCGTGCCCGGGACAGGCTGTCGACGCTCGACCGGAGCAGCGCAGGCGAGGACGCTGCCGTCGCGCACCGCCACCCCCTGCACATCGACCAGCTCGTCGATTAACTCGTCCAATTCGGTGCCGCGGAGCTCCAGCTCGCGGCCCAAGGCGCGCACGGAAAGACGACCTTGCTGTTCGAGGACCTCACGGGCGCGCTGCAGCTTGGCGACGAAGCTCATCGTGTCATCTCCTCGATGTGCGCCGCGAGGCGTGCGGCGTTGGCGCTCGCGCCCATCTCGCAGTAGAGGTCACGCGCCTGCTCCGGCTGGCGCCGCGCGTCGTCCAGCTGCCCATCGCGCTCGCAGAGCGCGGCACGCTCGACGTGGACGTAAGGGAGGTAGACGCGCATACCCGTCGTCTCGGCAACTTCGTGTGCGCGGTCGAGTGCTGCAGTGGCCGCCGCGACATCTCCTTCAGCCCTCAGCATTCGAGCCCGGGCCAACTCGAGCCGCGCCCGCGCGCCCTTCCAATCTCCAAGAACGACGAAGGCTTGCTCGACGGCGGTCCGGGCACCCGGGACATCTCCGCTGTCCAGCCGGGCGTCGGCGAGGTCGCCGAGTGCGCCGGGCACGAGATAGATTCCGACGCCGTTGGCTCGGGCCAGGTCGATCGCCCCGGTGAGATGTCTGATGGCCTCGGTCGCTGCTCCCCGACGGGCAAGCACCAGACCCAGAATCCAGTACACGTAGACGCGACCGAAGGAGGACCCGACCCTTTCGACGCCGTCGAGGGCGCTGCCTGCATGACGGAGCGCCGCCTCGACATCGCCGGCAAACGTCGCGACGCGTGCCAGCCCTGCCTCGCACCACGCGACCATCTCGGTTGCGCCGAGGCGTTGCAGGACCTCCCGGCCGTGTTCAAATGAGGCGCGGGCCTCGCCCAGGTGCCCACACTCGGTGAGGAAGAGGCCCCGGAAATGATGCGCGGCGGCATGGGGCACGTTGCCGAGCGGAGGGCTGCTCTCACTCACGCCGCAGGCGAACAGCTGGATTGCCTCGTGCACACGTCGCAGAGCGTCCGAGAGCTCGCCGAACACCCACTCGTTGAGGCTGGTGCTCCACAGCCCCCAGCACCGGAGGTCGTTGTCTCCGGAGGCATCGGCAACGCGGAGCATCTCCGCACCGAGCTGACGTGCCTGCCCCACTTTCCCCCGCATCGAGAGCGTGACCATGTACGAAGCGATGGCGTAAAACCGCGCCCGCGCTGTACCGATCCGATCGGCGAGCGCCCGCGCCTCTTCGAAGAGCTGTTCGGCGGCCTCCTCCGACATTCCTCCCACGCGGAACGAGGCGGCGGGCAGCCGCGCCCTGGCCTTGAACGCGATCTCGGCGGCGCCGTCGCCCGTAGCATCGGCTTGGAGCAGGCCGCGCACGCGCTCCCAGTGCCGGCACGCCTCCACGGGCGCATTCATGCCGGCCCATTCGGCGGCGCGCGCGTACCAACGGGCCGCGTCGAGGGCCTCGCCTGCCGCCTCGAAATGATGCGCCACGAGACTCGCGCGCTCGTCCAAGCGCTCCGTCTCACCTGCAGCGAGGGCGCGCGCCACGGCCGCATGGATGCGGGCGCGCCGCACGCGCAGCAGCGATTCGTAGGCGACCTCCTGCGTCAGCGGGTGTTTGAAGGAGTACTCCGCATGTGGGTAGAGGGAGGTCTCGTAGAGGAATTCGCTTGCGGTGGGCGTGCGCAGTAGGTCGGGGAGCGGCGTGTCGATCGGCGCGTCGGCGACGACCTGCTCGAGGATCGGGAGGCTGAACTCCTTGCCGATCACCGCCGCCGTTTTCAGGAGCAGCTTCGCGTGTTCGCCCAGGCGGTCGATGCGCGCGGCGAGGAGATCGTGGACGGTGGCTGGGATATCGAGGTCAGTGACCGGGCGGACGAGCCGCGGTGGCCCGCCGTCGTCGTGAACCAGGGTCCCCTGATCGCGAAGCGCCTGGACGACCTCCTCGACGTAGAAGGGATTTCCCCCCGTCCGTTGTCGGATGGTATCGCGCAGCGCCGCGAGCGACGGGGCCGTGCCGAGCAGCTCGCCGAGCAGCTCGTCCACGGCTTCGGGGCCGAGCGGGTGCAGCGGGAGTTGCTGGTAGTAGGAGCGCTGCATCCAGGCCGCGTGGAACTCAGGCCGGAAGTTGAGCAGCAGCAGGCTGCGCGTACCCGCCGTGGCCTCGACGAGCACCTCGAGCACGGACGCGCTCGCGTGATCGATCCAATGGAGATCGTCGAGCAGTATGACCGCCGGCTCGCGGCGGCTGCGCGCCTGCATGATACGGCGAAGGAGGCCCGCTTGCGCGCGCTCGCGCGCCTCGGGATCCATCCGCGGTGCCGGACGCTCCGGGTCCGGAAACCCGAGCATGTCGAAGACGAGCGGCAGATCGTCTCGCAGCGCATCGTCAAGCAGCACCAGTCGGCCGGCGACCTTCTCGCGCGCCGCCTGTGGTGAGTCCTGCTCGACGATCCCGAAGGACGCCCGCTGGTACTGGAGGATCGGAAGGAACGGCACCATCTGGCCGTGGGCGAGGCACTGGCCCTCGTTGACCGGAATGCCACGAGCCCGACAGCGCTGCGCGAACTCCCAGCACAAGCGGCTCTTGCCCGTACCGGCCTCGGCGACGACGCCCACCACTTGGCCGTGCCCGGCGAGGGCCTGCTCGATCGCGGCGTCGAGCACTGACATCTCGGCCGTGCGGCCGACGAAGCGCGAGAAGCCGCGGGCTCGCGACCGATCGAGCCGGCTGCGCGCAGTACCAAGCCCTTCGAGGGCAAAGACGCCGACTGGGGCGCGGACGCCCTTCACCGTGAACGCCCCGAGATCGCGGAACGTGAAGTACCCAGTGACGAGCGCGGCCGTGTGCTCAGTCAAGTAGATTGTGCCGGGCTCGGCCACCTGCTCCATGCGCGCCGCGAGCCCGACGGTGTGCCCCTGCGCGGTGTAGTCCATACGCAGGTCGTCGCTGATGGCACCGACGACGACCTCGCCGGAGTTGAGTCCCATCCGCGCGGCCAGACTGAGCCCGTGCGTGCGCCGCACCTCGTCGCCGTGCCGTCGCAGGGCGTCGCGCAGGTGCAGAGCGGCGTAGCAGGCGCGCTGGGCGTGGTCCTCGTGCGCGATCGGCGCGCCGAAGAGAGCCATGATGCCGTCGCCGGTGTACTGGTTCACCGTGCCCTCGAAGCGGTGCACGCCGTCGGTGAGAATTGCGAAGAAGCGATCGAGAATCGCGTGCCGCTCTTCCGGATCGAGCTGCTCGGCCAATTCCATCGAGCCCTTCACGTCGGCGAACAG encodes:
- a CDS encoding AAA family ATPase; translated protein: MNCPTCGHKNPPNSKFCLECGRGFALPCAQCGAELPAAAKFCNECGASLVAESRKLKAESQTISLPTNNLTTNNPSPRSYTPKHLADKILQSKSALEGERKQVTVLFADVKGSMELAEQLDPEERHAILDRFFAILTDGVHRFEGTVNQYTGDGIMALFGAPIAHEDHAQRACYAALHLRDALRRHGDEVRRTHGLSLAARMGLNSGEVVVGAISDDLRMDYTAQGHTVGLAARMEQVAEPGTIYLTEHTAALVTGYFTFRDLGAFTVKGVRAPVGVFALEGLGTARSRLDRSRARGFSRFVGRTAEMSVLDAAIEQALAGHGQVVGVVAEAGTGKSRLCWEFAQRCRARGIPVNEGQCLAHGQMVPFLPILQYQRASFGIVEQDSPQAAREKVAGRLVLLDDALRDDLPLVFDMLGFPDPERPAPRMDPEARERAQAGLLRRIMQARSRREPAVILLDDLHWIDHASASVLEVLVEATAGTRSLLLLNFRPEFHAAWMQRSYYQQLPLHPLGPEAVDELLGELLGTAPSLAALRDTIRQRTGGNPFYVEEVVQALRDQGTLVHDDGGPPRLVRPVTDLDIPATVHDLLAARIDRLGEHAKLLLKTAAVIGKEFSLPILEQVVADAPIDTPLPDLLRTPTASEFLYETSLYPHAEYSFKHPLTQEVAYESLLRVRRARIHAAVARALAAGETERLDERASLVAHHFEAAGEALDAARWYARAAEWAGMNAPVEACRHWERVRGLLQADATGDGAAEIAFKARARLPAASFRVGGMSEEAAEQLFEEARALADRIGTARARFYAIASYMVTLSMRGKVGQARQLGAEMLRVADASGDNDLRCWGLWSTSLNEWVFGELSDALRRVHEAIQLFACGVSESSPPLGNVPHAAAHHFRGLFLTECGHLGEARASFEHGREVLQRLGATEMVAWCEAGLARVATFAGDVEAALRHAGSALDGVERVGSSFGRVYVYWILGLVLARRGAATEAIRHLTGAIDLARANGVGIYLVPGALGDLADARLDSGDVPGARTAVEQAFVVLGDWKGARARLELARARMLRAEGDVAAATAALDRAHEVAETTGMRVYLPYVHVERAALCERDGQLDDARRQPEQARDLYCEMGASANAARLAAHIEEMTR